In Nanoarchaeota archaeon, the following proteins share a genomic window:
- the pheT gene encoding phenylalanine--tRNA ligase subunit beta: MPTVTLNKKRVLELLGKKYDDKFLADRIAMLGTDLESITDTEIIVEVFPNRPDMLSEEGLARGLRSFLGIETGFKKYEVKKSGFSTTNANPLPYWPYVVTAIVKGLELDDAKIRQIIQIQEKLGITLLRKRKKGGIGLYPLDRIKMPIKFVSDAPEKIRYRPLEYPEVISGKEILEKHPTGKTYAHICNDWKKITYFVDASGTIMSMPPIVNSYDVGKIDEKTKDVFIEATGTDLNTLKIALNIVVTALADMGGKIYSMEIIQGNEKFTTPDLTPSKRKIDRKYVNKLLGLELTDAEMKQLLAKMGIGFEAGSALIPAYRADILHPMDLVEDIAIAYGYENFDAQIPKVATIGEESRGAILKRKIAEVLSGLGFLECNTYHLSNGKDLIEKMNAKKTSLVKLSNSVNIDYDAMRNAILPILMKVLSENRHNEYPQRIFESGIVFAEDSKEETGVSERASLSAVSVHPNVDFSEIKATLDALMRAFDIKYEMKEKEYSSYISGRCAEIVVAGKSVGMIGELHPQVLNNWEIEMPVAGFEIDVEMVFE; the protein is encoded by the coding sequence ATGCCGACAGTTACGCTTAACAAAAAAAGAGTCCTTGAGCTTCTTGGAAAGAAGTACGATGATAAATTCCTCGCTGACAGAATTGCAATGCTTGGGACTGATTTAGAGTCCATTACAGATACAGAAATTATTGTCGAGGTTTTTCCGAACAGGCCGGATATGCTTTCTGAAGAGGGACTTGCGCGCGGCCTTCGCAGCTTTCTTGGCATTGAGACAGGGTTCAAAAAATACGAAGTGAAAAAATCCGGATTCTCTACAACAAATGCAAATCCGCTTCCATATTGGCCTTATGTGGTTACAGCAATTGTGAAAGGGCTCGAACTGGATGATGCAAAAATAAGGCAGATTATCCAGATTCAGGAAAAGCTCGGAATCACGTTGCTGCGCAAAAGAAAAAAAGGCGGCATCGGATTATATCCGCTTGACAGGATAAAGATGCCGATAAAATTCGTATCTGATGCCCCGGAAAAAATACGCTATCGTCCTCTTGAATATCCTGAAGTAATTTCAGGAAAAGAAATACTTGAAAAGCACCCGACAGGAAAGACATATGCGCACATATGCAATGACTGGAAAAAAATCACTTATTTTGTCGATGCGTCGGGCACAATAATGTCCATGCCGCCTATTGTGAACTCGTATGATGTCGGGAAAATCGACGAGAAAACAAAAGATGTCTTTATCGAGGCGACAGGCACGGATTTGAACACTTTGAAAATCGCGCTCAATATTGTCGTAACTGCTCTTGCAGATATGGGCGGGAAAATATATTCAATGGAAATCATTCAGGGGAACGAGAAATTCACCACACCTGATTTAACTCCGTCAAAAAGGAAGATTGACAGAAAATACGTCAATAAGCTTCTTGGTCTTGAACTAACCGACGCTGAGATGAAGCAGCTTCTTGCAAAAATGGGCATTGGATTCGAGGCAGGCTCTGCATTGATTCCGGCGTATCGCGCGGACATTTTGCATCCGATGGACCTTGTCGAGGATATTGCAATCGCATACGGCTATGAAAATTTTGATGCCCAGATTCCGAAAGTTGCGACAATCGGTGAAGAGTCTCGCGGAGCAATACTTAAGCGAAAAATTGCAGAAGTCCTTTCAGGGCTTGGATTTTTGGAATGCAACACATATCATCTTTCGAATGGAAAAGACCTTATTGAAAAGATGAATGCAAAAAAGACAAGCCTGGTAAAGCTTTCAAATTCCGTGAATATCGATTACGATGCGATGCGAAACGCAATACTTCCGATTTTGATGAAAGTGCTTTCAGAGAACAGGCATAACGAATATCCGCAGAGAATTTTCGAATCGGGAATTGTTTTTGCAGAGGATTCCAAAGAAGAGACCGGCGTTTCCGAGCGCGCATCTTTATCCGCAGTATCCGTGCATCCGAATGTCGATTTCTCCGAAATAAAGGCAACACTAGATGCTCTAATGCGCGCCTTTGACATAAAATACGAAATGAAAGAAAAGGAATATTCTTCATATATTTCAGGAAGGTGCGCGGAAATAGTCGTTGCAGGAAAATCCGTCGGCATGATTGGAGAACTGCATCCGCAGGTCCTGAACAACTGGGAAATCGAGATGCCTGTTGCAGGATTTGAAATTGATGTCGAGATGGTATTTGAGTGA